Proteins co-encoded in one Armatimonadota bacterium genomic window:
- a CDS encoding biotin/lipoyl-containing protein, which yields MILEVALGGRRHTVAVTEDADGMVVAWDGTRRHVRLAPLVGSEWWRLEVDGRRYDVRLQPYDDGVRVTVGASRAEVLVRRALPVPSRRARDPAVATAVEVRAPMPGLVVATPLAAGQPVAAGQAVVVVEAMKMQMEVPAPVSGQVAEVRVRPGQEVTGSQVLVVLHTGPGAGESR from the coding sequence ATGATCCTCGAGGTCGCCCTGGGCGGGCGCCGCCACACGGTGGCCGTGACGGAGGACGCCGATGGCATGGTCGTCGCCTGGGACGGGACCCGTCGACACGTGCGGCTGGCACCCCTCGTGGGCTCCGAATGGTGGCGGCTGGAGGTCGACGGGCGGCGCTATGATGTGCGCCTTCAGCCTTACGACGATGGCGTGCGGGTGACGGTGGGCGCGTCGCGGGCCGAGGTGCTCGTGCGGCGGGCGCTGCCGGTACCGTCGCGGCGGGCACGCGACCCCGCGGTGGCCACGGCGGTCGAGGTGCGTGCGCCGATGCCGGGGCTGGTCGTCGCCACGCCGCTGGCCGCGGGGCAGCCGGTGGCGGCGGGCCAGGCGGTCGTCGTCGTCGAAGCCATGAAGATGCAGATGGAGGTACCGGCGCCCGTCTCGGGGCAGGTCGCCGAGGTGCGGGTGCGGCCCGGCCAGGAAGTGACCGGCTCCCAGGTGCTGGTGGTGCTGCACACGGGGCCGGGCGCCGGGGAGAGCCGATGA
- a CDS encoding GNAT family N-acetyltransferase, which produces MTLEPVAAGDPRFRDWLRRYREEITGEPPPEGWLDRYLQVLFADQGTRRFIWWGVDNGRKVGFAVAVLTRHWADQSRTVGQIGEFFIYPEFRREGRGRKLAQAVIDWLQQHGADEIQSGVVAGNLRGLRFWEACGFQIARYSLVYRPDRPRAPDEDDEDDEERDDA; this is translated from the coding sequence ATGACGCTGGAACCCGTCGCTGCTGGCGACCCCCGCTTCCGCGACTGGCTGCGCCGGTACCGCGAGGAAATCACCGGCGAGCCCCCGCCCGAAGGGTGGCTGGACCGCTACCTGCAGGTGCTCTTCGCCGACCAGGGCACGCGGCGGTTCATCTGGTGGGGCGTGGACAACGGGCGCAAGGTGGGCTTCGCGGTGGCGGTCCTCACCCGGCACTGGGCCGACCAGTCGCGCACCGTGGGGCAGATCGGCGAGTTCTTCATCTACCCCGAGTTTCGCCGCGAGGGCCGGGGACGCAAGCTGGCGCAGGCAGTCATCGACTGGCTGCAGCAGCACGGCGCCGACGAGATCCAGTCGGGCGTCGTGGCCGGCAACCTGCGCGGCCTGCGCTTCTGGGAAGCCTGCGGGTTCCAGATCGCCCGCTACTCGCTGGTGTACCGGCCGGATCGCCCGCGCGCCCCCGACGAGGACGACGAAGACGACGAGGAGCGGGACGACGCGTGA
- a CDS encoding methylmalonyl-CoA mutase family protein codes for MSDQVRQVTTTDGMPLAVVYGPDDARIDYARDLGAPGQFPFTRGIYPTMYRGRLWTMRQYAGYGTAEESNRRFHYLLDQGQTGLSIAFDLPTQMGYDSDHPLAEPEVGKVGVAIDSLADMEVLLEGIPLDRVSTSMTINATAAILLAMYVAVARKQGVPPDRIAGTTQNDILKEYVARGTYIYPPGPSLRLVTDLCAYCVRFLPRWNPISISGYHIREAGATAAQEVAFTLANGLTYFQAAVDAGLDPDEIGPRLSFFFAAQMPLLEEVAKFRAARRLWARLVRERFAPADLRAAMLRFHTQTAGAALTAQQPENNVVRVTVQALAAVLGGTQSLHTNARDEALGLPTEEAALLALRTQQILAYETDVAATVDPLAGAYVIEHLTDAIERQARERIRQVEAAGGVLRAIEAGVIQREIAESAFREAQAIERGDKVVVGVNRFQSASPVRVATLRVDPAVVARQQARLRQVRAGRDAAAVRGALRRLEEAARGTDNLMPPILEAVEAYATIGELCDVLRRVFSTYRPPVVV; via the coding sequence ATGAGCGACCAGGTCCGGCAGGTGACAACGACCGACGGCATGCCGCTGGCCGTCGTGTACGGCCCCGACGACGCGCGCATCGACTACGCCCGCGACCTGGGCGCGCCCGGCCAGTTCCCCTTCACGCGGGGCATCTACCCCACCATGTACCGCGGTCGGCTGTGGACGATGCGTCAGTACGCCGGCTACGGCACGGCGGAGGAATCCAACCGCCGCTTCCACTACCTGTTGGACCAGGGTCAGACCGGCCTCTCGATCGCGTTCGACCTCCCCACCCAGATGGGCTACGACTCCGACCACCCCCTGGCCGAGCCCGAGGTCGGCAAGGTCGGCGTCGCCATCGACTCCCTGGCCGACATGGAGGTCCTGCTGGAAGGCATTCCCCTCGACCGGGTGTCGACCTCCATGACCATCAACGCCACGGCGGCGATCCTGCTGGCGATGTACGTGGCCGTGGCGCGCAAACAGGGCGTGCCACCCGACCGCATCGCCGGGACCACGCAGAACGACATCCTCAAGGAGTACGTCGCCCGCGGCACTTACATCTACCCCCCGGGCCCGTCCCTGCGCCTGGTCACCGACCTGTGTGCCTACTGCGTGCGCTTCCTGCCCCGCTGGAATCCCATCAGCATCAGCGGCTACCACATCCGGGAGGCTGGCGCCACGGCCGCGCAGGAGGTGGCTTTCACGCTGGCCAACGGGCTGACCTACTTCCAGGCCGCGGTGGACGCTGGGCTGGACCCCGACGAGATCGGCCCGCGGCTGTCGTTCTTCTTCGCAGCCCAGATGCCGCTGCTCGAGGAAGTGGCGAAGTTCCGCGCGGCGCGTCGGCTGTGGGCGCGCCTGGTGCGCGAGCGGTTCGCCCCGGCCGATCTCCGGGCGGCGATGTTGCGGTTCCACACCCAGACCGCCGGTGCAGCCCTGACGGCCCAGCAGCCCGAGAACAACGTGGTCCGGGTGACCGTGCAGGCGCTGGCCGCGGTGCTGGGCGGGACACAGTCGTTGCACACCAATGCCCGCGACGAGGCGCTGGGCCTTCCCACCGAGGAGGCGGCGCTGCTGGCCCTGCGCACACAGCAGATCCTGGCCTACGAGACCGACGTGGCGGCCACGGTCGATCCCCTGGCCGGGGCCTACGTGATCGAGCACCTCACCGACGCCATCGAACGCCAGGCCCGCGAGCGGATCCGGCAGGTGGAAGCCGCGGGCGGGGTGCTGCGGGCGATCGAGGCGGGGGTGATCCAGCGCGAGATCGCCGAGAGCGCTTTCCGCGAGGCCCAGGCCATAGAACGGGGGGACAAGGTGGTAGTCGGCGTCAATCGGTTCCAGAGCGCGTCGCCGGTGCGCGTCGCGACGTTGCGCGTCGACCCCGCGGTGGTGGCGCGCCAGCAGGCGCGGCTGCGGCAGGTGCGCGCCGGCCGCGACGCCGCCGCGGTCCGGGGGGCCCTGCGCCGCCTGGAGGAGGCGGCGCGGGGCACTGACAACCTCATGCCCCCCATCCTCGAGGCCGTGGAGGCC
- a CDS encoding acyl-CoA carboxylase subunit beta: MGGPDRVRRQHESGKLTARERLDVLLDPGSFVELDPFVTPRARDFGLDRVEAPADGVVTGWGTIDGRPVHVFSQDFTVLGGSLGEAHAEKICKVMDLALRTGTPLIGLNDSGGARIQEGVMSLGGYAEIFWRNTQASGVIPQISAIMGPCAGGAVYSPAITDFVVMVRGTSYMFVTGPQVVKAVTREDVSFEALGGADVHAARSGVAHFVADDDEAALAVIRRLLGFLPSNNLDEPPRRPSGDDPARADPALDDLVPEDPAKPYDMHEVIRRVVDDGDFLEVHAQFARNLLCGFARLAGRPVGVVAQQPAVLAGVLDIDASVKGARFVRFCDAFNLPLVTFVDVPGFLPGVAQEHGGIIRHGAKLLYAYCEATVPKLTVITRKAYGGAYDVMASKHIRGDLNLAWPTAEIAVMGPEGAIDIIFRKELAEADDPDARRRELVAEYRAQFATPYVAAARGYVDDVIPPRETRRRLIAALEVLHRKRVQVPRRKHGNIPL; this comes from the coding sequence ATGGGCGGGCCCGACCGGGTCCGCCGCCAGCACGAGAGCGGCAAGCTCACGGCGCGTGAGCGCCTGGACGTGCTGCTGGACCCCGGGTCGTTCGTCGAGCTCGACCCCTTCGTCACCCCGCGCGCCCGCGACTTCGGCCTGGACCGCGTGGAGGCCCCGGCCGACGGCGTCGTCACCGGGTGGGGCACGATCGACGGCAGGCCGGTGCACGTGTTCTCGCAGGACTTCACGGTGCTGGGCGGCTCGCTGGGCGAGGCGCACGCCGAGAAGATCTGCAAGGTCATGGACCTGGCCCTGCGCACCGGCACGCCCCTCATCGGGCTGAACGACTCGGGGGGCGCGCGCATCCAGGAAGGCGTGATGAGCCTGGGTGGGTACGCCGAGATCTTCTGGCGGAACACCCAGGCCAGTGGCGTCATCCCGCAGATCTCGGCCATCATGGGGCCCTGCGCGGGGGGCGCCGTCTACTCGCCGGCCATCACCGACTTCGTCGTCATGGTGCGGGGCACGTCGTACATGTTCGTCACCGGGCCGCAGGTCGTGAAGGCCGTGACCCGCGAGGACGTCTCCTTCGAGGCGCTGGGCGGCGCCGACGTGCACGCCGCCCGCAGCGGCGTGGCGCACTTCGTCGCCGACGACGACGAGGCGGCGCTGGCGGTGATTCGTCGCCTGCTCGGCTTCCTGCCCTCCAACAACCTCGACGAGCCGCCGCGCCGGCCGTCCGGCGACGACCCGGCGCGGGCCGACCCCGCCCTCGACGATCTGGTGCCCGAGGACCCTGCCAAGCCCTACGACATGCACGAGGTGATCCGGCGCGTCGTCGACGATGGCGACTTCCTCGAGGTCCACGCGCAGTTCGCGCGCAACCTGCTGTGCGGCTTCGCGCGGCTGGCGGGGCGGCCCGTGGGCGTGGTGGCGCAGCAGCCGGCGGTGCTGGCCGGGGTGCTCGACATCGACGCCTCGGTGAAGGGCGCACGGTTCGTCCGGTTCTGCGACGCGTTCAACCTGCCGCTGGTCACGTTCGTGGACGTCCCCGGCTTCCTGCCGGGCGTGGCGCAGGAGCACGGCGGCATCATCCGGCACGGGGCCAAGCTGCTCTACGCCTACTGCGAGGCCACGGTGCCCAAGCTGACGGTGATCACCCGCAAGGCCTACGGCGGCGCCTACGACGTCATGGCCAGCAAGCACATTCGGGGTGACCTGAACCTCGCCTGGCCCACGGCCGAGATCGCCGTGATGGGGCCCGAGGGCGCCATCGACATCATCTTCCGCAAAGAGCTGGCCGAAGCCGACGATCCCGACGCGCGGCGGCGCGAGCTGGTCGCCGAGTACCGCGCGCAGTTCGCCACGCCCTACGTGGCGGCCGCCCGGGGGTACGTCGACGACGTCATCCCGCCGCGCGAGACGCGCCGCCGCCTGATCGCGGCCCTCGAGGTGCTGCACCGCAAGCGGGTCCAGGTGCCCCGCCGCAAGCACGGCAACATCCCCCTGTGA
- a CDS encoding biotin carboxylase N-terminal domain-containing protein: MRPIRRLLIANRGEIAVRVVRACRELGIAPLAVYAPVDADAPHVRMADAALPLPGDAPADSYLNLSLLVELARRAGADAVHPGYGFLAENPAFAAACEAAGLVFVGPPSAVLARCGDKAAARAAAAAAGVPVLPGTGPVTDDEAVRAAAALGFPLLIKAVGGGGGKGIHHVAAPEALPAALRLARGEAQAAFGDPRVYLERWLTAPRHVEVQVLADAAGHVVHLGERACSVQRRHQKLIEEAPAPGVDPALRAALGEAAVAVARALEYRGAGTMEFLLEGDRFYFIEVNARIQVEHPVTEAVTGCDLVAWQLRLAGGEPLDFQQADVTWRGAALECRISAEDPHAQFLPSLGAIDGLAEPAGPGIRVDSGLWVGQRVSRHYDPLLAKVVAWGPSREVALARMRCALREYYISGVDTTIPFHLWALDQPAFCAGVYDVRFAEHWDGGGALDETAVLAAAAWYSRRLRTPRLPADGAGERWAATARLEALR; the protein is encoded by the coding sequence ATGCGGCCCATCCGTCGCCTGCTGATCGCCAACCGGGGAGAGATCGCGGTGCGCGTGGTTCGCGCGTGCCGCGAGCTGGGGATCGCGCCGCTCGCCGTGTACGCGCCGGTGGATGCCGACGCGCCGCACGTGCGGATGGCCGATGCGGCCCTGCCGTTGCCCGGCGACGCCCCCGCCGACAGCTACCTGAACCTGTCTCTGCTCGTCGAGCTCGCCCGCCGTGCCGGCGCCGACGCGGTGCACCCGGGCTACGGGTTCCTGGCCGAGAACCCGGCCTTCGCGGCCGCGTGCGAGGCCGCCGGGCTGGTGTTCGTGGGACCGCCGTCGGCCGTGCTGGCCCGCTGCGGCGACAAGGCCGCCGCGCGCGCCGCCGCCGCGGCGGCTGGGGTTCCGGTACTGCCGGGGACCGGGCCGGTGACCGACGACGAGGCTGTGCGCGCGGCCGCCGCGCTGGGGTTCCCGCTGCTCATCAAGGCGGTGGGCGGGGGCGGGGGGAAGGGCATCCACCACGTGGCGGCGCCCGAGGCGCTGCCGGCCGCCCTGCGGCTGGCCCGCGGCGAGGCGCAGGCAGCCTTCGGCGATCCCCGGGTCTACCTCGAGCGATGGCTGACCGCCCCGCGCCACGTGGAGGTCCAGGTGCTGGCCGATGCTGCGGGCCACGTCGTGCACCTGGGTGAGCGTGCGTGCTCGGTGCAGCGACGGCACCAGAAGCTGATCGAGGAGGCGCCGGCGCCCGGCGTGGATCCGGCGCTGCGGGCGGCCCTGGGCGAGGCCGCGGTGGCGGTGGCGCGCGCGCTGGAGTACCGGGGTGCCGGGACCATGGAGTTCCTGCTGGAGGGCGACCGCTTCTACTTCATCGAGGTGAACGCCCGCATCCAGGTCGAGCACCCGGTGACCGAGGCGGTGACCGGGTGCGATCTGGTGGCCTGGCAGCTCCGCCTGGCCGGCGGGGAGCCCCTCGACTTCCAGCAGGCCGACGTGACCTGGCGGGGGGCGGCGCTCGAGTGCCGTATCAGCGCCGAAGACCCCCACGCGCAGTTCCTGCCATCGCTGGGCGCCATCGACGGGCTGGCCGAGCCCGCGGGGCCCGGCATCCGGGTGGACAGTGGCCTGTGGGTCGGCCAGCGGGTCTCGCGCCACTACGACCCGCTGCTCGCGAAGGTCGTCGCGTGGGGGCCGAGCCGCGAGGTGGCGCTGGCCCGCATGCGATGTGCCCTGCGCGAGTACTACATCTCGGGAGTCGACACGACGATTCCCTTTCACCTGTGGGCGTTGGACCAGCCGGCGTTTTGCGCCGGCGTCTACGACGTGCGGTTCGCCGAGCACTGGGACGGCGGTGGCGCGCTCGACGAGACCGCCGTGCTCGCCGCGGCCGCGTGGTACTCCCGGCGCCTGCGGACGCCGCGGTTGCCCGCCGACGGTGCGGGCGAGCGCTGGGCCGCAACGGCCCGCCTGGAGGCCCTGCGATGA
- a CDS encoding GerMN domain-containing protein, whose translation MRRVLLWALVLVVAAVVLWWTQLRPREARVEVFFVGPADGGTTLVPVARRVSGRRADELLTAALEALLAGPTPEERARGLGTEIPAGTRLRALQLREGVVVVDLSGEVERGGGATSMQARLWQLVYTATQLPDARQVRLLIDGEARPALGGEGLVIDRPLGRPPVFPRF comes from the coding sequence GTGCGGCGGGTCCTCCTCTGGGCCCTGGTACTCGTCGTCGCGGCGGTCGTGCTGTGGTGGACGCAGCTGCGGCCGCGCGAGGCGCGCGTCGAGGTGTTCTTCGTAGGGCCGGCCGACGGCGGCACCACACTGGTGCCGGTCGCGCGCAGGGTGTCCGGGCGGCGAGCGGACGAGCTCCTGACGGCAGCGCTCGAGGCCCTGCTGGCCGGGCCCACACCGGAGGAACGCGCCCGGGGCCTGGGCACCGAGATCCCCGCGGGCACGCGGCTGCGCGCGCTGCAGCTGCGCGAAGGAGTGGTGGTGGTCGACCTGAGCGGCGAGGTGGAACGCGGCGGCGGCGCGACCAGCATGCAGGCGCGGCTGTGGCAGCTGGTCTACACCGCCACCCAGCTACCGGATGCCCGGCAGGTCCGGCTCCTCATCGACGGGGAGGCGCGACCGGCTCTGGGCGGTGAGGGGCTGGTGATCGATCGGCCCCTCGGGCGTCCGCCCGTGTTCCCCCGGTTCTGA